A genomic window from Leptolyngbya sp. BL0902 includes:
- a CDS encoding methyl-accepting chemotaxis protein, with product MASGIDYSQAYQKAERAYIQGNYQDAAAVIDALAEEYPEDPSVLLLRGHIYCYGLQQYEVASEQYSNVLACTSDSEFVDYATTGLDYVSQFLGSAGPPTFDPESIDKTFFDGGENPAFDTLNSSNNGADNWDDDLDLDAFSVDADEATGLMGGTLAEGTANPFAPLDGGGDTVPDGLKGNPFLAPDADADLAQNGEMSPFGLSNQDPFADADQNLTFDADMGTLATGGGSVFVSFDDEHDVEESWPAMADDGSDDMTVFAPDGALGGDDFSDEDFGSGMDAEDAFSRNGFGTTPTLDRDDGATGNVDFLDEFSEFDDLGSLPDFELSDSSAGFSPPSVGSTGFGSMGSGSDFSGGVSAFDLSGSADQTSISDDEIFSIAGGADSLPVFAQADDAEVEAPQDQDWLGFLDNAPLPTKNLIIAATAGVAAALSVGVVNAIASSMMPSRDMPKVVHAVMALGAGATGFGAAYGAGYLSQRRMRESIRDLQSQFDSVIHQGNLSARATVLSEDEFGRLSSSFNKMARVVLTTTSEAQRKAQEQEQAKEDLQRQVIRLLDDVEGAARGDLTVQAEVTADVLGAVADSFNLTIQNLREIVQQVSVAARQVSKGSTENEIFARSLSADALRQAEELAVTLNSVQVMTDSIQRVAESAREAEEVARSASSTALKGGESVERTVAGILEIRETVAETTRKVKRLAESSQEISKIVALISNIASRTNLLALNASIEAARAGEAGRGFAIVADEVRQLADRAAKASKEIEQIVLQIQSETGGVMTAMEEGTQQVIEGTRLAEQAKRSLEDIIQVSNRIDVLVRSITADTVEQTETSRAVAQVMQSVELTAQETSQEAQRVSGSLQNLVGVARDLLTSVERFKVEKREG from the coding sequence ATGGCTTCAGGCATTGATTACTCTCAAGCTTATCAAAAAGCTGAGAGGGCCTATATCCAGGGCAACTATCAGGATGCCGCAGCCGTTATCGACGCGCTGGCGGAGGAATATCCTGAGGATCCAAGCGTGCTGCTGCTGCGCGGGCATATCTACTGCTATGGGCTGCAACAGTATGAAGTTGCCAGCGAGCAGTATAGCAATGTCTTGGCCTGCACCTCCGACTCGGAGTTCGTCGATTACGCCACCACCGGACTCGACTATGTCAGCCAGTTTTTGGGCAGTGCTGGCCCGCCGACCTTTGACCCGGAGTCCATCGACAAAACCTTCTTCGATGGTGGGGAGAATCCTGCCTTTGATACCCTCAACTCCTCCAATAATGGGGCCGACAACTGGGATGACGACCTCGACCTCGACGCCTTCTCCGTGGATGCCGATGAGGCCACGGGGCTGATGGGGGGGACGCTGGCGGAGGGCACGGCCAATCCCTTTGCGCCCTTGGATGGCGGCGGTGATACTGTTCCCGATGGCCTGAAGGGAAATCCCTTCTTAGCCCCTGACGCTGACGCTGACCTGGCCCAGAATGGAGAGATGAGCCCCTTTGGTCTCAGTAACCAAGATCCCTTTGCCGACGCCGACCAGAATCTCACCTTTGATGCCGACATGGGCACCCTGGCCACGGGCGGCGGATCGGTCTTTGTTAGCTTTGACGATGAGCATGATGTCGAGGAATCTTGGCCTGCCATGGCCGACGACGGCAGCGACGACATGACGGTTTTTGCCCCCGATGGAGCTCTCGGTGGAGACGACTTTAGCGACGAGGACTTTGGCAGTGGGATGGACGCTGAGGACGCCTTTAGCCGCAATGGCTTTGGCACAACGCCAACCCTAGATCGCGATGATGGGGCCACGGGCAACGTGGATTTCCTCGATGAGTTTAGTGAGTTTGACGATCTGGGTAGTCTGCCAGACTTTGAGCTCTCCGATAGTTCCGCTGGGTTTAGCCCTCCGTCCGTCGGCAGCACGGGCTTTGGCTCCATGGGCAGTGGATCGGACTTTAGCGGCGGCGTGTCGGCCTTTGATCTGAGCGGATCCGCCGATCAAACCTCCATCAGCGACGACGAAATTTTTAGCATTGCCGGGGGGGCAGACAGTCTGCCCGTCTTTGCCCAGGCCGACGATGCGGAGGTGGAAGCTCCCCAGGACCAAGACTGGCTAGGGTTCTTAGACAATGCCCCCCTACCCACCAAAAACCTCATCATTGCGGCAACCGCCGGGGTGGCGGCGGCCCTGTCGGTGGGGGTGGTCAACGCCATTGCCTCCAGCATGATGCCCAGCCGCGATATGCCGAAGGTGGTGCATGCGGTCATGGCTCTGGGGGCAGGGGCCACAGGGTTTGGAGCCGCCTATGGGGCTGGCTACCTCTCCCAGCGGCGGATGCGGGAGAGCATTCGCGATCTCCAGAGTCAGTTTGACTCGGTGATTCACCAGGGCAACCTGTCGGCGCGGGCCACGGTGCTGTCGGAGGATGAGTTTGGGCGGCTATCTAGCAGCTTTAACAAAATGGCCCGCGTGGTGCTGACCACCACCAGCGAAGCCCAGCGCAAAGCCCAGGAACAGGAGCAGGCCAAGGAAGACCTGCAACGCCAGGTGATTCGGCTGCTGGACGACGTGGAAGGGGCGGCCCGAGGCGACCTCACGGTGCAGGCGGAAGTAACCGCCGACGTGCTGGGGGCCGTGGCCGACTCCTTCAACCTCACCATCCAAAACCTGCGGGAAATTGTGCAGCAGGTGAGTGTGGCCGCCCGCCAGGTGAGTAAGGGATCGACGGAGAACGAGATTTTCGCCCGCAGCCTGTCGGCGGACGCCCTGCGCCAAGCGGAGGAACTGGCCGTCACCCTAAACTCGGTGCAGGTGATGACCGACTCGATTCAGCGGGTGGCGGAAAGCGCTCGCGAGGCCGAGGAAGTGGCCCGGTCGGCATCGTCCACCGCCCTCAAGGGGGGTGAATCGGTGGAACGTACCGTGGCGGGGATTTTAGAAATCCGCGAAACGGTGGCGGAAACCACCCGCAAGGTGAAGCGGCTGGCGGAATCCTCCCAGGAAATTTCTAAGATTGTGGCCCTGATTTCCAACATTGCCTCCCGCACGAACCTCCTGGCCCTCAACGCCAGTATTGAGGCGGCTAGGGCCGGAGAAGCAGGGCGGGGCTTCGCCATTGTGGCCGATGAGGTGCGACAACTGGCCGACCGGGCGGCGAAAGCCTCGAAGGAAATTGAGCAGATCGTGCTGCAAATTCAAAGCGAGACGGGCGGCGTGATGACCGCCATGGAGGAGGGTACCCAACAGGTAATTGAGGGCACCCGACTGGCGGAACAGGCGAAACGATCCCTGGAGGACATCATTCAGGTGTCGAACCGCATCGACGTGCTGGTGCGATCCATTACCGCCGACACCGTGGAGCAAACGGAAACCTCCCGCGCCGTGGCCCAGGTGATGCAATCGGTGGAACTGACGGCCCAGGAAACCTCCCAGGAGGCGCAGCGGGTGTCAGGATCGCTCCAAAACCTGGTGGGGGTGGCCCGCGATCTGCTGACTTCGGTGGAACGGTTTAAGGTGGAAAAACGCGAAGGGTGA
- a CDS encoding hybrid sensor histidine kinase/response regulator, producing MLPEDQKRILGYFIEEAKDHLNTIEQGLLNLDATIHDSEMVNEVFRAAHSVKGGAAMLGINSMQRTAHRMEDFFKVMKESPLTPDQTLESMLLQIFDGLQEQLDHLQSPYGLTEDQAQVIMANLEPVFVQAETHLTSLSGAAAPAAAPATTPPPPSPVAATKPSSHPETSALQLVFRSDIPALLRDMLATFKQADNDTSRQQLAHLCQRLDSLGEQLEVPQWCQLAQTVGQAVGNRNETYRSLAPVVIKDLKQAQDLVLAGQVSRVAPSEALLALMPPQPTILEDDSALDALLAEALTNGTDGEDLADLFATAEANPEANLTLDMDDSWLDQMAADEAADLAQGDLADVFGNLEEAAVPPRESDVFGSQHHPGIGPQVGPEELNSLADLFEGEQISLEDIWEEADLGESDLDTADTADADDIDSEFADLFQTGAAPEAESAADDDMVSLFGDALERSLVMEETPAPPSPASPSAVDAAPDSAPAEAKGGLTQAGQSGQAAPGNEDAGDRGAESSVTLFDHPDAAPPSPAAPVADIDEFFGGEADHTPVAKVAADDMDDFFTEVADPSPQRPAGQAARPPEPKAAMAPPAAAAPGSAAAPATEAKAAAPVAAAMPPEQPPAPQPESPPAPVRAGDSERPPADRELDLLFDQLDQDWVDETSPDDLAAAEATDPFGLAADFELATDDLDGVGDLTFDIASDPMLGGEIAEDIAADLDLDLDFGLEAATPSSADQDLGLADPFGGIDLDTLDLIAAPDNAQPASPDRRPLEATAPPQADFPGASAEGDDDWLTELDDLVMEDGANGTNGTNGANGTNGTNGANGAAATADLVDFDDFSDLEALLGDESPVPPTPPAPPVSRPSSPPPAVSADEDSFDDLEKLLEGADQLGGSAPSAGVRRGGGTSSGRAPRRASAVTDQTMRVNVSHLDNLNNLMGELVVNRNSLEQDQEQLRQSLDNLLNQVQQLNDVGQRMRDLYERSLLESSLMANRQAFALGGSSSGGSSGSHATGATFDALEMDRFTGFHTLSQEMIELIVRVREASSDIEMTVDSTDQIARQFRQVTTQLQEGLNKARMAPFGQTADRLPRAVREISIKCGKEAKLIVEGRDTLIDKMILDRLYDPMTHLVNNAITHGVETPEERLVAGKSREGTITVRAFYQGNQTVIYIADNGGGINPAVVKAKAIKKGLITPAEAQTMTDIEVYDLLFEPGFSTRDQADDFSGRGVGMDVVRTALSDIRGSITIESEVGKGTSFTVRLPLTLSITKALSCINNQARIAFPIDGVEDMFDIPKERVQTDDKGHSSILWRDTLLPVRPLSDLLKFNRSLGRGRVYGGSHDENMTSIVVLRSASTFIGLQVDQVIGEQEIVIKQLEGPVPKPTGIAGATVLGDGRVMPIADVLELIDMATGRVRREAPTSLWTQPDLEEPVEDKAHTEPTVLIVDDSITVRELLSMSFNKVGYRVEQARDGQEAWEKLRSGLPCDLVFCDIEMPRMDGLELLSRLQKDEALSHLPIAMLTSRGADRHRQMAVELGAKGYFTKPYLEEMLLDAAQRMLKGENMISLKEE from the coding sequence ATGCTGCCTGAAGATCAAAAGCGAATCTTAGGGTACTTCATTGAGGAAGCCAAGGATCACCTCAATACCATTGAGCAGGGGTTGCTCAACCTAGATGCCACCATCCACGACTCAGAGATGGTGAACGAGGTGTTTCGGGCCGCCCACTCGGTGAAGGGGGGAGCCGCCATGCTGGGCATTAACAGTATGCAGCGCACCGCCCACCGCATGGAGGATTTCTTCAAGGTGATGAAGGAATCACCCCTCACCCCAGACCAAACCCTAGAATCGATGCTCCTGCAAATCTTTGATGGCTTGCAGGAGCAGTTGGATCATCTCCAGAGCCCCTACGGTCTCACCGAGGATCAGGCCCAGGTGATTATGGCCAACTTGGAGCCCGTCTTTGTCCAGGCCGAAACTCATCTCACCAGTCTCTCTGGGGCAGCGGCCCCGGCAGCGGCCCCGGCCACCACCCCGCCCCCCCCGTCGCCTGTGGCCGCGACCAAACCCTCTAGCCACCCCGAAACTAGTGCCCTTCAGTTGGTCTTTCGCAGCGACATTCCAGCCCTGCTGAGGGATATGCTGGCCACCTTCAAGCAAGCCGATAACGATACCTCGCGTCAGCAGTTGGCTCACCTGTGCCAACGGCTAGACAGTCTGGGGGAACAGCTAGAGGTGCCCCAGTGGTGTCAACTGGCGCAAACCGTGGGGCAGGCAGTGGGCAACCGCAACGAAACCTATCGATCCCTGGCTCCGGTCGTGATTAAAGACCTCAAGCAAGCTCAGGATTTGGTCTTGGCTGGACAGGTCAGTCGGGTAGCTCCCTCCGAGGCACTGCTGGCTCTGATGCCACCCCAGCCCACCATCCTTGAGGATGACTCGGCCCTGGATGCACTGCTGGCCGAAGCCCTCACCAACGGCACCGACGGAGAGGACTTAGCCGACCTCTTTGCCACCGCCGAAGCCAACCCGGAGGCCAACCTCACCCTCGACATGGACGACAGTTGGCTCGATCAAATGGCCGCTGATGAGGCCGCTGATTTAGCCCAGGGCGACCTAGCCGACGTCTTTGGTAACCTGGAGGAAGCCGCCGTCCCGCCCAGGGAATCCGATGTCTTTGGCAGTCAACACCACCCCGGCATTGGGCCACAGGTTGGCCCGGAGGAATTAAACAGCCTCGCCGATCTCTTTGAGGGGGAACAGATCAGCCTAGAGGACATCTGGGAGGAGGCCGACCTAGGGGAGAGCGACCTTGACACCGCCGATACCGCCGACGCCGATGACATTGATAGCGAGTTCGCAGACCTCTTTCAGACCGGAGCGGCCCCAGAGGCTGAGTCTGCCGCCGATGACGATATGGTCAGTCTGTTTGGGGATGCTCTAGAACGGAGCTTGGTGATGGAGGAGACTCCGGCCCCGCCTAGCCCCGCGTCCCCCTCTGCCGTGGATGCGGCTCCAGATTCGGCCCCTGCCGAGGCCAAGGGTGGGCTGACCCAGGCCGGACAGTCTGGGCAAGCGGCTCCCGGTAATGAAGACGCTGGGGACAGGGGTGCCGAGTCTAGCGTCACTTTATTTGATCATCCCGATGCGGCTCCCCCTAGTCCTGCCGCCCCCGTGGCTGACATCGACGAGTTTTTTGGGGGAGAGGCGGATCATACTCCGGTCGCCAAGGTTGCCGCCGATGATATGGATGACTTCTTCACGGAGGTGGCGGATCCCTCACCCCAGCGCCCTGCAGGTCAAGCAGCTCGCCCTCCTGAGCCCAAGGCCGCAATGGCCCCACCCGCCGCCGCTGCGCCAGGGTCTGCGGCGGCTCCAGCCACCGAGGCCAAGGCCGCTGCTCCGGTAGCCGCAGCGATGCCCCCAGAGCAGCCACCCGCACCGCAGCCAGAGTCGCCCCCAGCCCCGGTAAGGGCGGGAGATTCAGAGCGTCCTCCGGCGGATAGAGAGTTAGACCTCCTCTTTGATCAACTCGATCAAGACTGGGTAGACGAGACTTCCCCCGACGATCTGGCAGCGGCTGAGGCCACAGATCCCTTTGGGCTAGCCGCAGATTTTGAGCTGGCGACGGATGATCTAGACGGGGTGGGCGATCTCACCTTCGATATCGCGTCTGATCCGATGCTGGGGGGAGAGATCGCGGAGGACATCGCTGCCGACCTTGACCTTGACCTTGACTTTGGCCTTGAGGCAGCTACCCCATCCTCAGCGGATCAAGATCTTGGCTTGGCTGATCCCTTTGGAGGAATTGACCTAGATACCCTAGACCTGATCGCCGCCCCAGATAACGCACAACCTGCCAGCCCAGACCGTCGCCCCCTGGAGGCCACCGCCCCCCCCCAAGCAGATTTCCCCGGGGCCTCGGCGGAGGGAGACGACGACTGGCTGACGGAACTGGATGACCTGGTGATGGAGGATGGGGCCAACGGAACCAACGGAACCAACGGAGCCAACGGAACCAATGGAACCAACGGAGCCAACGGAGCCGCCGCCACCGCCGATCTCGTCGATTTTGACGACTTCAGTGACCTGGAGGCGTTGTTGGGAGATGAAAGCCCCGTTCCGCCTACCCCACCTGCGCCGCCCGTGTCCCGTCCATCCAGCCCGCCGCCCGCCGTCAGCGCCGATGAGGACAGTTTTGATGACCTCGAAAAACTCCTGGAAGGGGCCGACCAGCTAGGGGGATCCGCACCCTCAGCGGGGGTTCGACGGGGGGGTGGAACCTCCAGCGGTCGGGCTCCCCGCCGAGCTAGCGCCGTCACCGACCAAACCATGCGGGTTAACGTTAGCCACCTCGACAACCTCAACAACCTGATGGGGGAACTGGTGGTCAACCGGAACTCCCTGGAGCAGGATCAAGAGCAGCTTCGCCAGTCCTTGGATAACCTGCTGAACCAGGTGCAGCAGCTCAATGATGTGGGCCAACGGATGCGCGATCTGTACGAGCGCTCGCTGCTAGAAAGCTCCTTGATGGCCAACCGCCAAGCTTTTGCCTTGGGCGGTAGTAGCAGCGGTGGCAGCAGCGGCAGTCACGCCACAGGGGCAACCTTCGATGCCCTGGAGATGGATCGCTTTACGGGCTTTCACACCCTTTCCCAGGAGATGATCGAGCTGATTGTGCGGGTGCGGGAGGCTTCCTCCGACATCGAGATGACCGTGGATTCCACGGATCAGATTGCCCGCCAGTTTCGCCAGGTGACAACCCAGCTCCAGGAAGGGTTGAACAAGGCCCGCATGGCACCCTTTGGCCAAACGGCGGATCGCTTACCCAGGGCTGTCCGCGAGATTTCGATTAAGTGCGGTAAGGAAGCCAAGCTGATTGTGGAAGGGCGCGATACCCTGATTGACAAAATGATTCTGGATCGTCTTTACGATCCCATGACGCACCTCGTTAATAACGCCATTACCCACGGTGTTGAAACCCCAGAGGAGCGGTTGGTGGCGGGCAAGTCCCGCGAGGGAACTATCACCGTCCGCGCCTTCTACCAGGGCAACCAAACGGTGATTTACATTGCCGACAACGGGGGCGGCATTAATCCTGCGGTGGTGAAGGCCAAAGCCATTAAGAAAGGGCTGATTACCCCTGCCGAAGCCCAAACGATGACCGATATTGAGGTCTATGACCTGCTGTTTGAGCCCGGGTTTAGCACCCGCGATCAAGCCGATGACTTCTCAGGCCGGGGCGTGGGCATGGACGTTGTCCGTACCGCCCTATCGGATATTCGGGGATCGATCACCATCGAGTCGGAGGTGGGCAAGGGCACCAGTTTCACCGTCCGCCTACCGCTCACCCTCAGCATTACCAAGGCGCTGAGCTGCATCAATAACCAAGCCCGCATCGCCTTCCCCATTGACGGGGTAGAGGACATGTTTGACATCCCCAAAGAGCGGGTGCAAACCGACGACAAGGGCCACAGCAGTATCCTCTGGCGCGATACCCTGCTGCCCGTGCGTCCCCTCAGCGATCTGCTGAAATTCAACCGCAGTCTGGGCCGAGGCCGGGTCTACGGCGGCTCCCACGATGAAAACATGACCTCCATTGTGGTGCTCCGCAGCGCCAGTACCTTCATCGGGCTCCAAGTCGATCAGGTCATTGGCGAGCAGGAAATCGTAATTAAGCAGCTCGAAGGCCCCGTCCCCAAGCCTACGGGCATTGCCGGGGCCACGGTGCTGGGGGATGGTCGCGTCATGCCCATTGCCGATGTGCTAGAGCTGATCGACATGGCCACCGGACGGGTACGGCGGGAAGCCCCCACTTCGCTGTGGACACAGCCCGATCTCGAAGAACCCGTGGAGGATAAAGCCCATACCGAGCCCACGGTGCTGATCGTAGACGACTCGATCACCGTCCGCGAACTGCTGTCCATGAGCTTCAACAAGGTGGGCTATCGGGTGGAACAGGCCCGCGACGGCCAGGAAGCCTGGGAAAAACTGCGCTCTGGCCTGCCCTGCGACCTCGTCTTCTGCGACATCGAAATGCCGCGTATGGACGGTCTTGAGCTGCTGTCACGGCTGCAAAAGGATGAAGCCCTCAGCCATCTGCCCATTGCGATGCTGACCTCACGGGGGGCCGACCGCCACCGTCAAATGGCGGTAGAACTGGGAGCCAAGGGCTACTTTACCAAGCCCTACCTGGAGGAAATGCTGCTGGATGCGGCCCAGCGGATGCTCAAGGGCGAAAATATGATCAGCCTCAAAGAAGAATAA
- a CDS encoding EAL domain-containing protein: protein MVNWRTLFLALGVASFGGLHGFQDGAIDAAERSLRVGVYDNPPKVFWDEETGQPSGFFPELLAVIATKEGWEITYVPCQWANCLNDVEAGRLDLMMDVAYSQEREARFDFNRVVVAPSWSVVVARRGVKLESVLDLDGKRLGVLKDSIQANALATTSQGFDIRPELVLAPTVDEIARLLEEGEVDGVLVHRFFPIRQRLPSGVQTNILIQPTQLHFVSPKGRQGETLAALDRQLTLLKNNPDSVYYDLSQRWLLGLEVYRTNWPLLRRILAGIALGVAAAGTGLLMIWNRRLRREVDQRLAAQAQLNHELLHDSLTRLPNRQYMMAHLDACLARLAKGETRGFIVIFLDLDRFKVVNDSLGHLLGDQLLVEMAQRLRQTQHWVARLGGDEFVMVLEHTDDLMVATDIAQQILTLLAAPCHLAGHDVTAGASLGIVRASQHYQTPTELIRDADIAMYSAKAKGRNRYAIFDPAMQLAAAQQLTMESDLRQAIVQQQFVLYYQPIVHLRSGQIVGLEALVRWNHPRLGLLPPSRFIALAEETGLIVPMGWWVLQTACAQLAQWRQQYPHLNHLTISVNVSASQLRESHWLDQVQRVLEQTQLPGTNLILEITETLVMQNMGLTAHLMQQLQHWLVGISIDDFGTGYSSFSYLHQLPITSFKIDRVFITDLMANVRNQDIVKTMLVLAHQMGVGVTAEGIETREQMALLRTMGCNLGQGYWFDPPLPADRIIQRLQAPYYLTPHPSPNALGSEPYGCHDGKSQGKPR from the coding sequence GTGGTGAATTGGCGTACATTATTCCTGGCCCTTGGGGTAGCTAGTTTTGGAGGGCTCCATGGCTTTCAGGACGGGGCCATTGATGCCGCTGAACGGTCGCTGCGGGTGGGCGTCTACGACAATCCGCCCAAGGTGTTTTGGGATGAGGAAACCGGGCAGCCCAGCGGCTTTTTCCCGGAGCTTTTGGCAGTAATTGCCACCAAGGAAGGCTGGGAGATCACCTATGTGCCCTGCCAATGGGCCAATTGCTTAAACGATGTGGAGGCAGGCCGTCTGGATTTGATGATGGATGTGGCCTATTCCCAGGAACGGGAGGCCCGGTTTGACTTTAATCGCGTGGTGGTCGCGCCCAGTTGGTCGGTGGTGGTGGCCAGGCGGGGGGTGAAGCTTGAGTCGGTGCTCGATTTGGACGGCAAACGGCTGGGCGTTTTAAAAGACAGCATCCAGGCCAATGCCCTCGCCACCACCAGCCAGGGGTTTGATATTCGCCCAGAGTTGGTTCTAGCTCCCACCGTCGATGAAATAGCCCGGCTTTTGGAGGAGGGAGAGGTGGATGGGGTACTGGTTCACCGCTTTTTTCCCATTCGTCAACGCCTGCCCAGCGGCGTCCAAACCAACATCCTGATCCAGCCCACCCAACTGCATTTTGTCTCGCCCAAGGGTCGCCAGGGCGAAACCTTAGCGGCCCTAGATCGCCAGTTAACGCTCCTGAAAAATAACCCTGATTCGGTGTACTACGATCTCAGTCAGCGCTGGTTGTTGGGGCTGGAGGTCTACAGAACCAACTGGCCCCTGCTGCGTCGTATCCTGGCAGGCATTGCCCTAGGGGTGGCGGCGGCTGGCACTGGGCTGTTAATGATTTGGAACCGCCGTCTGCGCCGAGAAGTCGATCAGCGCCTTGCCGCCCAAGCCCAACTGAACCACGAACTGCTCCACGACAGCCTGACGCGCCTGCCCAACCGCCAGTATATGATGGCCCACCTAGACGCCTGCCTAGCCCGCTTGGCTAAGGGGGAAACCCGTGGGTTCATCGTTATCTTCCTCGACCTGGATCGGTTTAAGGTGGTGAACGATAGCCTCGGCCATCTGCTGGGCGATCAACTCCTGGTGGAAATGGCCCAGCGCCTGCGTCAAACCCAGCATTGGGTGGCCCGTCTGGGGGGAGACGAGTTTGTCATGGTGCTAGAGCACACCGACGATCTGATGGTCGCGACGGACATCGCCCAGCAAATCTTGACCCTCCTGGCGGCCCCCTGTCATCTGGCGGGGCACGATGTCACCGCTGGAGCTAGCCTGGGCATTGTGCGGGCTTCCCAGCATTACCAAACTCCTACGGAGCTGATCCGCGACGCCGACATTGCCATGTATAGCGCCAAGGCCAAAGGGCGGAACCGCTACGCCATTTTTGACCCCGCCATGCAGTTGGCCGCTGCCCAGCAGTTGACCATGGAAAGCGACCTGCGTCAGGCCATCGTTCAGCAGCAGTTTGTGCTGTATTACCAACCCATTGTGCATTTGCGATCCGGCCAGATTGTCGGTCTAGAGGCCCTGGTGCGCTGGAACCATCCCAGGCTGGGCCTGCTGCCCCCCAGTCGGTTTATTGCCCTTGCGGAGGAAACGGGCCTAATTGTGCCCATGGGCTGGTGGGTTTTACAAACTGCCTGTGCTCAACTGGCTCAGTGGCGGCAGCAATATCCCCACCTCAACCACCTCACTATCAGCGTCAATGTGTCGGCCTCCCAACTGCGGGAATCCCACTGGCTAGATCAAGTGCAGCGGGTGCTAGAACAAACCCAGCTACCGGGAACCAACCTAATTTTAGAAATCACCGAAACCCTGGTTATGCAAAATATGGGCCTCACCGCCCACCTGATGCAACAGTTACAGCACTGGTTAGTGGGCATCAGCATTGATGACTTTGGGACGGGCTATTCCTCCTTTAGCTATCTGCATCAACTGCCGATTACCTCCTTCAAAATTGACCGGGTCTTTATCACCGACCTGATGGCCAACGTTCGCAACCAGGACATTGTGAAAACTATGCTAGTGCTGGCCCATCAAATGGGGGTGGGCGTGACCGCCGAAGGCATCGAAACCCGAGAGCAAATGGCGTTGTTGCGCACCATGGGCTGTAACCTTGGCCAAGGCTATTGGTTCGATCCACCGCTGCCTGCGGATCGGATCATCCAGCGGCTGCAAGCTCCCTACTACCTCACCCCTCACCCCAGTCCTAACGCCCTAGGGTCAGAACCCTACGGGTGCCATGACGGTAAGTCTCAGGGCAAGCCGCGCTGA